One window of Mangrovibacterium diazotrophicum genomic DNA carries:
- a CDS encoding CoA-disulfide reductase, with amino-acid sequence MAKYVIIGGVAGGATAAARLRRLDEQAEIIMFERGQYISYANCGLPYYIGDTIKEREKLLVQTPESFKARLNVDVRVLQEVMKINREAKTVEIQNHKTGESYVESYDKLIVSPGAEPVRPPIPGISHPSIFTLRNVHDTDKIKTYCNERKPRRAVVIGAGFIGLEMAENLHALGMDVTIVEMANQVMAPLDYEMAAEVHQHLKTKNVEFYLKDGVNAFEKVDDHVKVVLQSGREIETELVILSIGVRPETKLVKEAGLELAENGGIKVNEYLQTNDEHVYALGDAIAFPHPITGKYVNTYLAGPANKQGRIVADNVVMGNTRVYKGAIATAIAKVFDITVASTGLAAKALKKEGIDYISSIIHGSSHAGYYPGAMPYTLKILFQPKTGKLYGAQMIGYDGVDKRIDLIATVLMKNGTIYDLQEIEHAYAPPYSSAKDPVNQAGFVAENILTDRLKVMNWRDVSNMDSRNICLLDVRTPEEHELGHIEGSLNVEVDKIRERLDEIPRDKKIIVYCGVGIRGYFACRILTQNGFTDVYNLSGGYKTYEHTTSKQSNEDIFESSYIAHDSNIYRGKIGGNVEPIPAVANFKTIEVDACGLQCPGPILKLKTEMANLNVGDRLLQKASDPGFLKDVQSWCNMTGNKLVSLDSNAGIISAVIEKGGDKKPAAANGATVANLPQNKTMVVFSDDLDRALASMVIANGAASTGKEVTLFFTFWGLNVIKKTEKPKVEKDFMGNMFGKMMPESAGNLKLSKMNMFGMGSMMMKKRMLSKKVDSVEDMIRTALDNGVRMIACQMSMDVMGVSKEELIDGVEIGGVATYLEEAEKSNLNLFI; translated from the coding sequence ATGGCAAAGTATGTTATTATAGGTGGAGTGGCCGGCGGGGCTACTGCTGCCGCCCGTTTAAGAAGGTTGGATGAGCAAGCCGAAATTATCATGTTCGAGCGCGGACAGTATATTTCGTATGCGAACTGCGGGTTGCCGTATTACATCGGCGACACGATTAAGGAGCGCGAAAAGCTGCTGGTTCAAACACCCGAGAGTTTCAAGGCAAGGTTGAATGTTGATGTTCGGGTTTTGCAGGAAGTGATGAAAATTAACCGTGAAGCAAAGACGGTAGAAATTCAGAATCACAAAACAGGCGAAAGTTATGTCGAGAGCTACGATAAGCTGATTGTTTCGCCGGGAGCAGAGCCGGTTCGTCCGCCGATTCCGGGTATCAGTCACCCTTCGATTTTTACACTTCGTAATGTACACGATACTGATAAAATCAAGACCTATTGTAACGAGAGAAAGCCGCGTCGTGCTGTTGTAATCGGTGCCGGTTTTATTGGTTTGGAAATGGCTGAAAACCTACACGCGCTAGGCATGGATGTGACGATTGTGGAAATGGCCAACCAGGTGATGGCGCCGCTGGATTACGAAATGGCAGCAGAAGTTCACCAGCACCTGAAAACCAAGAATGTTGAGTTTTATCTGAAAGATGGTGTAAACGCCTTTGAAAAGGTTGACGACCATGTGAAAGTTGTTTTGCAGTCAGGTCGTGAAATTGAAACTGAGTTAGTGATTTTGTCGATTGGTGTTCGCCCGGAAACAAAACTGGTGAAAGAGGCTGGTTTGGAATTGGCTGAAAACGGAGGGATCAAAGTAAATGAGTACCTTCAAACCAACGACGAACATGTTTATGCGTTGGGTGACGCCATCGCTTTTCCACACCCGATTACCGGGAAATATGTGAATACCTACCTGGCTGGTCCGGCAAACAAGCAAGGGCGTATTGTGGCCGATAACGTTGTGATGGGAAATACCCGTGTCTACAAAGGCGCTATCGCGACGGCAATTGCCAAGGTTTTTGATATTACTGTTGCATCAACTGGTTTGGCTGCAAAAGCGCTCAAGAAAGAAGGAATCGATTATATTTCAAGTATCATTCACGGATCGTCTCATGCCGGCTATTACCCGGGAGCGATGCCTTACACGCTGAAAATTCTGTTTCAACCGAAAACCGGAAAGCTGTACGGTGCGCAGATGATTGGTTACGATGGTGTTGACAAACGCATCGACCTGATCGCAACGGTTCTGATGAAAAATGGTACTATCTATGACCTGCAGGAAATTGAGCATGCTTACGCTCCGCCGTATTCTTCGGCAAAAGATCCGGTTAACCAGGCTGGTTTTGTGGCTGAAAATATTCTGACCGACAGATTGAAAGTGATGAACTGGAGAGACGTCAGCAATATGGATTCGCGCAACATTTGCTTGTTGGATGTGCGTACGCCGGAAGAACACGAGTTGGGACACATTGAAGGTTCGTTGAACGTTGAGGTGGACAAGATCCGTGAGCGGTTGGACGAAATTCCGCGCGATAAGAAAATCATTGTGTATTGCGGTGTTGGTATTCGCGGATATTTTGCTTGCCGAATCCTCACACAAAATGGTTTTACCGACGTGTACAACCTGAGCGGTGGTTACAAAACTTACGAACACACTACTTCAAAACAAAGTAACGAGGATATTTTCGAGTCAAGCTACATTGCGCACGATAGTAACATTTATCGTGGAAAGATTGGCGGAAATGTTGAGCCGATTCCGGCAGTAGCAAATTTCAAAACCATCGAGGTTGACGCTTGTGGATTGCAATGTCCTGGTCCGATTTTGAAATTGAAAACGGAAATGGCGAACCTGAATGTTGGCGATCGTTTGTTGCAGAAGGCCAGTGATCCGGGTTTCCTGAAGGATGTACAGTCGTGGTGTAACATGACCGGTAATAAGCTGGTTTCGCTCGATAGTAATGCCGGAATTATTTCGGCTGTGATTGAAAAGGGAGGCGATAAAAAGCCAGCGGCTGCTAACGGTGCAACGGTAGCCAATTTGCCACAAAATAAAACGATGGTGGTTTTTAGTGATGATTTGGATCGTGCGCTGGCATCGATGGTGATCGCGAACGGAGCAGCCTCTACCGGAAAAGAAGTAACCTTGTTCTTCACCTTCTGGGGATTGAATGTCATTAAAAAGACTGAAAAGCCAAAAGTGGAAAAAGATTTCATGGGGAACATGTTTGGCAAAATGATGCCTGAAAGTGCCGGGAACCTGAAGCTTTCGAAAATGAACATGTTCGGTATGGGATCGATGATGATGAAGAAGCGGATGCTTTCAAAGAAAGTTGATTCGGTTGAAGATATGATCCGCACCGCACTCGATAATGGTGTTCGTATGATTGCCTGCCAAATGTCGATGGATGTGATGGGGGTGAGCAAAGAGGAACTGATTGACGGCGTTGAAATCGGTGGTGTTGCCACTTACCTGGAAGAGGCCGAAAAATCAAATTTGAACTTGTTTATTTAG
- a CDS encoding thymidine kinase, with the protein MFLERDLSHRKPGGSIEVIAGSMFSGKTEELIRRMRRAQFARQKVEIFKPKIDVRYSVSEVVSHDENSIPSTPVDNSAAILLLSGGYEVVGIDEAQFFDKGLVEVCTKLAEMGVRVIVAGLDMDFKGKPFGPMPELMAVAEYVTKVHAICVRCGSIAQFSHRLSANEKQVMLGEKNEYEPLCRSCYNKK; encoded by the coding sequence ATGTTTTTGGAAAGAGATTTAAGTCACCGGAAACCGGGAGGAAGCATTGAAGTCATAGCCGGATCGATGTTTTCGGGAAAGACCGAGGAATTAATTCGTCGCATGCGTCGGGCTCAGTTTGCACGTCAAAAAGTTGAAATTTTCAAGCCTAAAATTGATGTGCGTTATTCCGTGTCCGAGGTAGTCTCGCATGACGAAAATTCCATTCCCAGCACGCCGGTTGATAATTCGGCGGCTATCCTGTTGTTGTCGGGCGGCTACGAAGTAGTGGGCATTGACGAAGCCCAGTTTTTTGACAAAGGTTTGGTGGAGGTGTGTACCAAATTGGCCGAGATGGGCGTTCGTGTTATTGTGGCCGGGCTCGATATGGATTTCAAAGGGAAGCCGTTTGGACCCATGCCAGAGTTGATGGCTGTCGCTGAGTACGTGACGAAGGTGCATGCCATTTGTGTTCGCTGCGGAAGTATTGCTCAGTTTTCGCATCGCTTGTCGGCTAATGAAAAGCAGGTGATGTTAGGCGAGAAAAATGAATATGAGCCGCTTTGTCGGTCGTGCTACAATAAAAAATAG
- the rsmI gene encoding 16S rRNA (cytidine(1402)-2'-O)-methyltransferase has product MAKLYLVPTPIGNLDDMTFRAIKILKEVDLILAEDTRTSSKLLHHFEIQNKLSSHHKFNEHQTAENIAKRVEAGENIALISDAGTPGISDPGFLLVRQCIELGVEVECLPGATALIPALVNSGLPCDRFCFEGFLPQKKGRQKKMLSLVEEERTMIFYESPYRLTKALEQFIEHFGEERRVCVSRELSKLFEENFHGTLKEALEHFNAKTVKGEIVIVLEGKTS; this is encoded by the coding sequence ATGGCAAAATTATATTTGGTCCCAACACCTATTGGCAACCTGGACGACATGACCTTCCGCGCAATCAAAATCCTGAAAGAAGTGGATTTAATTTTGGCTGAAGACACCCGAACATCATCCAAATTACTGCACCATTTCGAGATCCAAAACAAACTGAGTTCGCACCATAAGTTCAACGAACATCAGACTGCAGAGAATATTGCCAAGCGCGTTGAAGCCGGTGAAAATATTGCGTTGATCTCAGATGCCGGAACTCCAGGTATCAGTGATCCGGGATTTCTGTTGGTTCGCCAATGCATTGAATTGGGTGTTGAAGTAGAATGTTTGCCTGGTGCAACGGCACTCATTCCCGCTTTGGTCAATTCAGGACTACCCTGCGACCGATTTTGTTTCGAAGGCTTCCTTCCTCAAAAGAAAGGTCGTCAGAAAAAGATGCTGTCATTGGTGGAGGAAGAGCGTACTATGATTTTTTACGAATCTCCCTACCGACTAACAAAAGCCCTGGAACAATTTATCGAACATTTTGGCGAAGAGCGTCGCGTTTGCGTCTCACGCGAGCTGTCGAAACTCTTCGAAGAAAACTTCCACGGAACATTGAAAGAAGCGCTGGAGCACTTCAACGCTAAAACCGTTAAAGGTGAAATTGTAATCGTACTGGAAGGAAAAACAAGCTAG
- a CDS encoding bifunctional UDP-N-acetylmuramoyl-tripeptide:D-alanyl-D-alanine ligase/alanine racemase yields the protein MAVFGLKEIAGLVNGVLKSAADLDSSPTIQSVSIDSRTIADVHSCLFFALKGVRHNGHQYIGDLYHKGVLSFVVCEPIEVHKYPLAYFVKVEDSLDALQKLAAAVRAKYDYPVLAITGSNGKTIVKEWLYDLLHETVKIIRSPKSYNSQVGVPLSVWNMSDQFELAIFEAGISMPGEMEKLAEVIQPTVGIITNLGEAHQENFSSLSKKLDEKLKLFASCDSLIYRKEQDLVTEQIGQTYGKGDKKLFAWSTSDETADLFLYMHPQAHSTRIQFNWNGREYELNVPFTDFASLENVGHCLAFIFSSGYANDSVMAAFSQLQAVAMRLELKQGINNCLLINDYYNSDINSLTIALQFLKSQSMNEKRPRCLILSDIEQSGFSGSELAQAVNRLLKVYEIDRLIGIGRRLYLNRELFVAGAKFYQSTEEFLTNFRPAEFRNEHILLKGARDFRFERIASVLQQKYHQTQLEVNLNNLVENLNRYRARLNPETKITIMVKAFSYGSGTVEIARALEFQQVDYLAVAVADEGIELRQAGISTPIMVMNPEEHSFEMMLEYRLEPNIYSTEVYEQFDRAARRMAVSNFPIHLKLETGMHRLGFSSADELEQIALRVPREGRLRIQSVFSHLAASDSSDHDGFTKEQFLRFKKLSTPVVANQPNKVIRHILNSAGIERFADYQMEMVRLGIGLYGVSQSDALQAETVARWTTVISQVKTVAAGETVGYGRKGKVTTPKQVAIIPVGYADGYDRRLSNGAGKVWIAGRQYPIIGNICMDMSMIDVTGADVQAGESVELMGEHIRLTDLADWMGTIPYEVLTGISQRVRRVYIQE from the coding sequence ATGGCTGTTTTTGGGTTGAAAGAAATCGCTGGTTTGGTTAACGGAGTATTGAAGTCGGCTGCCGATCTGGATTCAAGTCCGACTATTCAGTCTGTTTCGATCGACAGTCGAACGATTGCCGATGTCCATTCGTGTTTGTTTTTCGCACTCAAGGGCGTTCGCCACAACGGGCACCAATACATTGGCGACCTTTACCATAAAGGTGTGCTCAGTTTCGTGGTTTGCGAACCGATTGAAGTGCACAAATACCCTTTGGCTTATTTTGTAAAGGTTGAAGATTCGCTGGATGCACTACAAAAGTTAGCAGCCGCTGTTCGCGCGAAATATGATTATCCGGTTTTGGCTATCACCGGGAGCAACGGAAAAACCATTGTCAAGGAGTGGTTGTATGATTTATTGCATGAAACCGTCAAGATTATACGAAGTCCCAAAAGCTACAACTCGCAAGTGGGTGTGCCGTTGTCGGTTTGGAATATGAGCGACCAGTTTGAGCTGGCCATTTTTGAAGCGGGTATTTCCATGCCCGGCGAGATGGAGAAGTTGGCCGAAGTCATTCAACCCACCGTTGGTATTATTACAAACTTGGGTGAAGCGCACCAGGAAAACTTTTCGAGTTTAAGCAAAAAGCTGGATGAGAAGTTGAAGTTGTTTGCTTCCTGCGATTCTTTAATTTACCGCAAAGAGCAAGACCTGGTAACCGAGCAGATTGGTCAGACTTACGGAAAAGGAGACAAGAAGCTTTTTGCCTGGTCAACTTCGGATGAAACCGCTGATTTGTTTTTATACATGCACCCTCAGGCTCATTCAACCCGCATTCAATTTAACTGGAATGGACGAGAATATGAGTTAAACGTTCCATTCACTGATTTTGCGTCGCTTGAAAATGTTGGACATTGCCTGGCATTTATCTTCAGTTCCGGTTATGCCAATGATTCGGTGATGGCTGCTTTCTCTCAATTGCAGGCTGTGGCAATGCGTTTGGAGTTGAAACAGGGTATCAATAATTGTTTGTTGATTAACGATTACTATAATTCCGATATCAATTCGCTGACGATTGCTTTGCAGTTTTTGAAGAGCCAGTCGATGAATGAGAAGCGGCCGCGATGTTTGATCTTATCGGATATTGAACAGTCAGGTTTTTCGGGTTCTGAGTTGGCGCAGGCAGTGAATCGTTTGTTGAAGGTTTACGAGATTGACCGACTGATTGGGATTGGACGTCGTTTGTACCTGAACCGGGAGTTGTTTGTTGCGGGAGCAAAATTTTACCAATCGACCGAGGAGTTTCTGACAAATTTCAGACCTGCCGAGTTTCGTAACGAGCATATCTTATTAAAAGGGGCACGCGATTTTCGCTTTGAGCGGATCGCTTCCGTGCTTCAACAAAAATATCACCAGACCCAACTTGAGGTCAATCTGAATAATTTGGTTGAAAACCTGAATCGCTATCGGGCTCGTTTGAATCCGGAAACGAAAATCACCATCATGGTGAAAGCGTTTTCGTACGGCAGCGGTACGGTTGAGATTGCCCGGGCGTTGGAATTTCAGCAGGTAGATTACCTGGCTGTGGCGGTTGCCGATGAAGGTATCGAGTTACGGCAAGCCGGGATCAGCACGCCAATCATGGTGATGAATCCGGAGGAACACAGTTTTGAGATGATGCTGGAATACCGCCTCGAACCGAATATTTACTCGACCGAAGTTTATGAACAGTTCGATCGGGCGGCGCGCCGGATGGCAGTGAGCAATTTCCCGATTCACCTGAAATTGGAAACCGGTATGCACCGATTAGGGTTTTCGTCGGCTGACGAGCTCGAGCAGATTGCGTTGCGTGTGCCCCGCGAAGGACGTCTGCGTATTCAATCTGTGTTTTCGCACCTGGCGGCCAGCGATAGTTCCGACCACGATGGGTTCACAAAAGAGCAATTTCTTCGGTTTAAAAAATTGAGCACCCCTGTTGTGGCGAACCAGCCGAATAAAGTCATTCGGCACATTTTAAACTCGGCCGGTATTGAACGCTTCGCCGATTACCAAATGGAGATGGTTCGTTTGGGGATTGGACTTTACGGCGTGTCGCAGTCGGATGCCTTGCAGGCAGAAACGGTTGCCCGATGGACCACGGTAATTTCGCAGGTAAAAACAGTAGCCGCTGGCGAAACAGTTGGCTACGGACGCAAAGGAAAAGTGACAACTCCGAAGCAGGTTGCTATTATCCCGGTGGGCTATGCCGATGGTTATGATCGCCGATTGAGTAACGGTGCCGGAAAAGTGTGGATTGCCGGACGTCAATACCCGATTATCGGGAACATTTGCATGGACATGAGCATGATTGATGTTACCGGAGCGGATGTACAGGCCGGTGAGTCTGTTGAGCTGATGGGCGAACATATTCGCCTGACTGACCTGGCCGACTGGATGGGAACGATTCCTTACGAAGTACTGACCGGAATTTCACAGCGCGTACGTCGTGTTTACATTCAAGAGTAG
- a CDS encoding LysR family transcriptional regulator: MDYRDEVFMAVAEKLSFSKAAEDLFISQPAVTKHIKELENKLNTALFDRKGNKIYLTQAGKVAYQHLRKIREQYGEMEFELGRLNDAHRGLLQIGASSTISQYVIPAVLAAFHQRYPQIKLDLFNGNSFDMERKLLNNEIDLALVENDSSQANIRYFDFMDDEIVAVAAANQLIARQKSLTIADFQEIPIVLREKGSGTLEVIQHALSMQQVDLERLNIFIHLGSTEAIKNFLLNFDGLALVSEKSIEKELALKQLVRVKVKDFEIRRKFRLAVRQGPEKSIPELFRSFLFSYNI, from the coding sequence ATGGATTACCGCGACGAAGTGTTTATGGCTGTTGCCGAAAAGCTGAGTTTTTCGAAAGCAGCCGAGGATTTGTTTATCAGCCAGCCGGCCGTTACGAAACATATCAAGGAGCTGGAGAATAAATTGAATACCGCACTTTTTGATCGCAAGGGCAACAAAATTTACCTGACGCAGGCCGGCAAAGTGGCTTACCAACATTTGCGAAAAATCAGGGAACAATACGGCGAAATGGAATTTGAACTTGGGCGTTTAAATGATGCGCACCGTGGTTTGCTTCAAATTGGTGCCAGTTCTACTATTTCGCAATATGTTATTCCGGCTGTTCTGGCAGCTTTTCACCAGCGCTATCCGCAAATCAAGCTCGACTTGTTCAATGGAAACTCCTTTGATATGGAGCGGAAGCTGTTGAATAATGAAATTGACCTGGCTTTGGTTGAAAACGACAGTTCGCAGGCCAACATTCGGTATTTCGATTTTATGGACGACGAAATAGTGGCTGTGGCTGCAGCGAACCAGTTAATAGCCAGGCAGAAATCACTGACGATTGCTGATTTCCAGGAAATCCCCATCGTGCTGCGCGAAAAAGGCTCCGGTACACTGGAAGTGATTCAGCACGCACTCTCCATGCAGCAGGTTGATTTGGAGCGGCTGAATATTTTCATTCACCTCGGGAGCACAGAAGCAATCAAAAACTTCCTGCTCAATTTCGATGGACTGGCTTTGGTTTCAGAGAAGTCAATCGAAAAGGAATTGGCACTGAAACAGCTGGTTCGCGTGAAGGTGAAGGATTTCGAGATTCGTCGGAAATTCAGACTGGCGGTACGACAGGGACCTGAGAAAAGCATTCCTGAATTGTTTCGGAGTTTTCTTTTTTCGTATAATATATAG
- a CDS encoding fibrobacter succinogenes major paralogous domain-containing protein, which produces MKKAIFLAGMLLLCFACSKDDQEFESIYDVSSNYYFAANMDGVPLIIQADNTNYYNYSAEEGEESLFGYVAGSESYFVGSEEDAEQVSIFFLKTFENEPTDCAELSTILNVGSNNYAGVTSFENLTVSDGVAINYVDANGVLWSTGTLDGDFSDGEFKITEITKYKDDPTTCVVKARFSCTLYNEYGTSVKLTNGELCAMFPSCKEAEEGSEDPEDLEGDSGTFVDARDNQEYSWVRIGNQIWMAENLKATKYRNGDVLPNVTENAEWYNLKKGAYCNFENNANNGSKSGLLYNWYAVNDDRKIAPKGWHVATDDEWAELLNYVSNNLGQSCGTNSALAAQSDWGTNSSNECFPGKNYSTNNSSGFTALPGGYRYLDGTFDGDYDAYWWSATVHTSAHAYCRYIWAHMDEVERGSLSQKTGMFVRCVKD; this is translated from the coding sequence ATGAAAAAAGCGATTTTCCTTGCCGGCATGCTATTGTTGTGCTTCGCCTGCTCTAAAGACGATCAGGAATTTGAGAGCATTTACGACGTGTCATCCAATTATTATTTTGCAGCAAATATGGATGGTGTTCCATTGATTATCCAGGCTGACAATACGAATTATTACAATTACAGTGCAGAAGAAGGGGAGGAAAGTCTTTTCGGATATGTTGCGGGAAGTGAGAGCTATTTTGTAGGTTCAGAGGAAGATGCAGAGCAAGTAAGTATTTTCTTTTTGAAAACATTCGAGAATGAGCCGACCGATTGTGCAGAGCTTTCTACGATTCTGAATGTCGGTAGTAATAATTATGCTGGCGTGACATCATTTGAAAACCTTACGGTGAGTGATGGTGTAGCCATTAACTATGTTGATGCGAATGGTGTTTTGTGGAGCACAGGAACTCTCGACGGTGATTTTTCTGACGGTGAATTTAAAATCACGGAGATTACAAAATACAAGGATGATCCCACGACTTGTGTTGTGAAGGCCCGGTTTAGTTGTACCCTTTACAACGAATACGGAACTTCCGTTAAGCTTACAAATGGCGAGTTATGCGCTATGTTCCCTTCCTGCAAAGAAGCAGAAGAAGGTTCCGAAGATCCAGAGGACCTGGAAGGTGATTCGGGAACTTTTGTTGATGCTCGCGATAATCAGGAATACAGTTGGGTGCGCATTGGCAACCAGATCTGGATGGCCGAGAACCTAAAGGCAACAAAATATCGAAATGGCGATGTTCTGCCTAATGTGACAGAAAATGCAGAGTGGTATAATCTTAAGAAGGGCGCATACTGTAATTTCGAAAACAATGCTAATAACGGCAGCAAAAGCGGACTTTTATATAACTGGTATGCCGTAAACGACGACAGAAAGATAGCACCAAAGGGGTGGCATGTTGCAACCGACGATGAATGGGCAGAACTGCTTAATTATGTCTCAAATAATTTGGGTCAATCCTGTGGTACTAATTCAGCATTAGCGGCACAAAGTGATTGGGGGACTAACTCCAGCAATGAATGTTTTCCGGGTAAGAATTACAGTACCAATAATTCGTCGGGATTTACAGCACTGCCCGGAGGTTATCGGTACCTGGACGGGACATTTGATGGTGATTATGATGCCTACTGGTGGAGTGCAACAGTACATACGTCAGCTCATGCTTACTGCCGATATATTTGGGCTCACATGGATGAAGTTGAAAGAGGCAGTTTGTCCCAAAAAACAGGAATGTTTGTGAGATGTGTCAAAGACTAA
- a CDS encoding lysophospholipid acyltransferase family protein — protein MKTVLNYLLTPVYLLTFGLLLLIFHPIQVICRYTGGYQLRKKSVDVLNFLLLYSLVILGSRIRFRGFEKLPQGRPFIIVSNHQSTFDIPPIVWGFRKHHPKFVSKKELGKGIPSISYNLRHGGSALIDRKNGRQSLVEISKLGKHIQKENYSASIFPEGTRSKNGKVKRFQSPGIAMLLKSAPSACIVPFVIDGNSQLMAKGYFPLQVGTKLNYTVLDPIEPAGRDVAELTAEIEQKIKQHLGQD, from the coding sequence ATGAAGACCGTATTAAATTATTTGTTGACACCCGTTTACCTCCTCACATTTGGCCTGTTGCTACTTATTTTTCACCCAATCCAGGTGATTTGTCGTTACACGGGAGGCTACCAATTGCGCAAAAAGTCGGTCGATGTCCTGAACTTCCTTTTACTATATAGCCTTGTTATTTTGGGTTCTCGCATTCGTTTTCGCGGCTTCGAAAAGCTACCGCAAGGACGACCTTTTATTATTGTATCCAACCATCAAAGCACGTTTGATATCCCACCAATTGTTTGGGGATTTCGCAAACACCATCCAAAATTTGTATCGAAAAAAGAATTGGGGAAAGGCATTCCGAGTATTTCATACAACCTGCGCCATGGTGGCTCAGCCCTAATCGACCGCAAAAATGGGCGTCAGTCGCTGGTTGAAATCAGCAAATTGGGTAAGCATATTCAGAAAGAAAACTATAGTGCCAGTATTTTCCCCGAAGGTACCCGCAGCAAAAACGGCAAAGTGAAACGCTTTCAGTCGCCGGGTATTGCTATGCTGCTGAAGTCGGCGCCTTCTGCCTGTATCGTTCCTTTTGTAATTGATGGAAATAGTCAGTTGATGGCGAAAGGATATTTTCCGCTTCAGGTTGGAACAAAGTTGAACTACACCGTGCTTGACCCGATTGAACCGGCTGGCCGCGACGTAGCGGAATTAACCGCCGAAATCGAGCAAAAAATCAAGCAACACTTAGGGCAAGACTAG
- a CDS encoding YeiH family protein: MNLNQRQIQLIYFVLLAACFMPFMSPALALLIGIGLSLLGLKHQKMSSFTAIVLQASIVLMGFGMNLSQVVQASKSGFEITAVSVIATISLGLLLGKLLKVDHKISVLIAAGTAICGGSAIAALAPVIKARNFQISFSLIVVFVLNALALLLFPMIGHFFHLSQEAFGYWAAIAIHDTSSVVGAGASYGAKALEIATTVKLTRALWIIPVSVAFAFIDRKNEKGKIKIPWFIGLFVLALLFAHFVPQMQDTFGHLNWLGKRGMVVALLLIGSNISIADSKQAGLKSFVLGIVLWFSIATLSFLAIQHHLINY, from the coding sequence ATGAATCTCAATCAACGTCAAATTCAACTCATCTACTTTGTGCTGTTGGCAGCCTGTTTTATGCCGTTTATGTCTCCCGCTTTGGCACTTCTCATCGGCATCGGCCTATCGCTGCTTGGTTTGAAACACCAGAAAATGTCAAGTTTTACAGCTATTGTTTTGCAGGCATCAATTGTACTAATGGGCTTTGGCATGAACCTGAGTCAAGTGGTGCAAGCTTCAAAGAGCGGTTTCGAGATTACAGCCGTTTCTGTTATTGCAACGATTTCGCTGGGGCTTTTGCTCGGAAAACTTCTGAAGGTTGATCACAAAATCAGCGTGCTGATTGCTGCCGGAACAGCGATCTGCGGAGGAAGTGCCATTGCTGCGTTGGCCCCGGTAATTAAAGCCCGAAACTTCCAGATTTCCTTCTCGCTGATTGTAGTTTTTGTATTGAATGCATTGGCGTTGCTGTTGTTTCCCATGATCGGCCACTTCTTTCACCTAAGCCAGGAAGCCTTTGGCTATTGGGCAGCCATTGCCATCCACGATACCAGCTCAGTTGTTGGAGCAGGCGCTTCATACGGTGCGAAGGCATTGGAGATTGCTACCACAGTTAAGTTGACCCGCGCGCTCTGGATTATACCGGTTTCGGTGGCCTTTGCTTTTATCGATCGTAAAAATGAAAAAGGTAAAATTAAAATCCCCTGGTTTATCGGGCTGTTCGTATTGGCGCTGCTATTTGCACACTTTGTTCCGCAAATGCAAGATACTTTTGGACATCTGAATTGGCTTGGAAAACGGGGAATGGTAGTTGCTTTGCTGCTGATTGGCTCTAATATTTCCATTGCCGATTCGAAACAGGCTGGCCTAAAAAGTTTCGTTTTGGGAATCGTACTTTGGTTTTCAATTGCGACACTCTCTTTTCTGGCTATTCAGCATCATTTAATTAACTATTAG